A genomic segment from Nicotiana tabacum cultivar K326 chromosome 7, ASM71507v2, whole genome shotgun sequence encodes:
- the LOC107766908 gene encoding 4-hydroxy-tetrahydrodipicolinate reductase 1, chloroplastic-like: MWAAIKVPSNIHGGIIHYNYSSKNGNSSSFVRGRKSLVKMCSTSDQHVQLIQNTPAIDALPIMVNGCTGKMGRAVLEASISAGLQPVSVCFSGPEDAGKIVEVSGKEITVHGPSDRENILSSIFEEHPNLIVVDYTVPAAVNDNAELYSKVGVPFVMGTTGGDRERLYKTVADSKVYAVISPQMGKQVVAFLAAMEIMAEQFPGAFSGYTLQVMESHQASKLDTSGTAKAVISCFQKLGVSFDLDEVQLIRDPKQQVEMVGVPEEHLLGHAFHMYHLTSPDGTVSFEFQHNVCGRSIYAEGTVDAILFLAKKVKLKEEKRIYDMIDVLREGNMR, translated from the exons ATGTGGGCCGCCATTAAAGTTCCATCGAACATCCATGGAGGAATAATTCATTACAACTATAGCAGCAAAAATGGTAATAGCAGTAGTTTTGTCAGAGGTCGAAAATCTTTGGTGAAAATGTGTTCTACTTCTGACCAACATGTTCAGCTCATTCAGAACACGCCTGCAATCGATGCGCTTCCTATAATG GTGAATGGTTGTACTGGAAAAATGGGGAGGGCAGTTCTTGAAGCATCAATCTCTGCGGGACTTCAACCTGTTTCTGTATGTTTTAGTGGTCCGGAAGATGCAGGAAAAATTGTGGAGGTGAGTGGAAAAGAGATAACTGTGCATGGTCCTTCGGACAGAGAAAACATCCTGTCCTCTATCTTTGAGGAACACCCGAATTTAATTGTAGTGGACTACACAGTGCCTGCTGCTGTGAATG ATAATGCTGAATTATACAGCAAAGTTGGAGTGCCTTTTGTGATGGGAACCACTGGTGGAGATAGGGAGAGGCTTTACAAAACAGTGGCAGACTCAAAAGTTTATGCTGTGATCTCCCCACAAATGGGAAAGCAG GTGGTAGCTTTTCTAGCAGCCATGGAAATCATGGCCGAACAATTCCCTGGAGCTTTCTCCGGGTACACTCTACAG GTGATGGAGTCTCATCAAGCAAGTAAATTGGACACTTCTGGAACTGCAAAGGCTGTTATCTCTTGCTTTCAGAAACTAGGTGTTTCTTTTGATTTGGATGAG GTACAACTAATACGAGATCCCAAGCAACAAGTTGAGATGGTTGGTGTCCCAGAAGAACACTTGTTAGGTCATGCTTTCCACATGTACCATCTGACCTCACCAGACGGAAC GGTTTCTTTTGAATTTCAACACAATGTTTGTGGTAGATCAATCTATGCAGAGGGAACAGTTGATGCTATACTTTTCCTTGCTAAGAAG GTGAAATTGAAAGAAGAGAAGCGAATATACGACATGATCGATGTGCTGCGGGAGGGAAACATGCGATAA